The proteins below are encoded in one region of Mya arenaria isolate MELC-2E11 chromosome 15, ASM2691426v1:
- the LOC128220237 gene encoding uncharacterized protein LOC128220237 isoform X1: MEKEFALIVILYHMLCIWRCVRAETVTISSDTCGDYFDFGSDSFIGPDVTVLYKGDPVNTRLEDGCYIKLINWDSFQQTICIDVLTMNINNCRTNVSIYRNIISKYLDPKKSWSCGSSTCCTWCGTTRTSNLYVLVKSSHAASRPVVDDVKLRFYRKGLPGRKSYESETSSSYTVGIVVGLVFVLVFIFIIACVVVARKRRQRMTNMPHVLYQATPIPANGSSQPQYGQPAAGYSPYQPHPNTNQYQPAVTPSAPALGGMAVTTQANIYDPNAPPPSYEDCIKT; this comes from the exons ATGGAAAAGGAATTCGCGTTAATAGTGATTCTATATCATATGCTATGTATTTGGAGATGTGTAC gaGCTGAAACAGTGACTATTTCGTCCGACACATGTGGAGATTATTTCGACTTTGGTTCAGATTCATTTATTGGGCCGGATGTTACTGTTCTCTACAAAGGAGACCCCGTTAACACACGACTTGAAGATGGATGTTACATCAAGCTTATTAACTGGGATTCATTTCAACAAACCATATGCATAGATGTTTTaacaatgaatataaataattgtagaaCTAATGTATCGATATATCGAAACATTATTAGCAAATATTTGGATCCAAAAAAG TCATGGAGCTGCGGGTCCTCCACCTGTTGCACATGGTGTGGTACGACGAGAACTTCCAATCTGTATGTCCTGGTGAAGTCGTCACACGCCGCTAGTCGTCCTGTTGTTGACGATGTGAAATTGCGCTTTTACAGAAAAGGAT TGCCAGGTCGTAAATCGTATGAAAGTGAGACCAGTTCTTCCTATACAGTTGGCATAGTAGTAGGACTTGTATTTGTACTGGTCTTCATATTCATTATTGCGTGTGTAGTGGTAGCGAGGAAACGTCGACAGAGGATGACGAACATGCCACATGTCCTTTACCAAGCTACGCCCATTCCTGCAAATG GTTCAAGCCAACCTCAATATGGACAACCGGCGGCTGGATACAGTCCATACCAGCCCCATCCAAACACAAATCAATACCAACCGGCTGTTACTCCGTCCGCACCAGCGTTGGGAGGAATGGCAGTCACGACTCAGGCGAATATTTACG ATCCGAACGCACCGCCTCCGTCCTATGAAGACTGCATAAAGACATGA
- the LOC128220237 gene encoding uncharacterized protein LOC128220237 isoform X2, translating to MNINNCRTNVSIYRNIISKYLDPKKSWSCGSSTCCTWCGTTRTSNLYVLVKSSHAASRPVVDDVKLRFYRKGLPGRKSYESETSSSYTVGIVVGLVFVLVFIFIIACVVVARKRRQRMTNMPHVLYQATPIPANGSSQPQYGQPAAGYSPYQPHPNTNQYQPAVTPSAPALGGMAVTTQANIYDPNAPPPSYEDCIKT from the exons atgaatataaataattgtagaaCTAATGTATCGATATATCGAAACATTATTAGCAAATATTTGGATCCAAAAAAG TCATGGAGCTGCGGGTCCTCCACCTGTTGCACATGGTGTGGTACGACGAGAACTTCCAATCTGTATGTCCTGGTGAAGTCGTCACACGCCGCTAGTCGTCCTGTTGTTGACGATGTGAAATTGCGCTTTTACAGAAAAGGAT TGCCAGGTCGTAAATCGTATGAAAGTGAGACCAGTTCTTCCTATACAGTTGGCATAGTAGTAGGACTTGTATTTGTACTGGTCTTCATATTCATTATTGCGTGTGTAGTGGTAGCGAGGAAACGTCGACAGAGGATGACGAACATGCCACATGTCCTTTACCAAGCTACGCCCATTCCTGCAAATG GTTCAAGCCAACCTCAATATGGACAACCGGCGGCTGGATACAGTCCATACCAGCCCCATCCAAACACAAATCAATACCAACCGGCTGTTACTCCGTCCGCACCAGCGTTGGGAGGAATGGCAGTCACGACTCAGGCGAATATTTACG ATCCGAACGCACCGCCTCCGTCCTATGAAGACTGCATAAAGACATGA
- the LOC128219525 gene encoding uncharacterized protein LOC128219525 isoform X1: MERKIYPSQARISLHGEKDLPFTSKNLITWRERFTLHKQEPHYMERKIYPSPARIPYKVRKIYPSPARISYKERKIYPSPARISYKERKIYPSQARISLHGEKDLPFPCKNLIQGEKDLFPCKNLVQGEKDLPFPCKNLIQGEKDLPFPCKNLIQGEKDLPFPCKNLIQGEKDLPFPCKNLIQGEKDLPSPARISYKERKIYPSPPKIIQGEKDLPFPCKNLVQGEKDLHFPCKNLIQGEKIYPSLARIPYKEKKIYPSQARISLHGEKDLPFPCKNLIQGEKDLFPCKNLVQGEKDLPFPCKNLIQGEKDLPFPCKNLIQGEKDLPFPCKNLIQGEKDLPFPCKNLIQGEKDLPSPARISYKERKIYPSPPKIIQGEKDLPFPCKNLVQGEKDLHFPCKNLIQGEKIYPSLARISYKEKKIYPSPARISYKERKIYPSPARILYKEIKIYHSPARTYLHGEKDIPFPCYLHGEKDLPSPCKNLITWRERFTIHQQEPNYMEGKIYLSPARISYKERNLFVITCIQIGLLYKPML; encoded by the coding sequence ATGGAGAGAAAGATTTACCCTTCACAAGCAAGAATCTCATTACATGGAGAGAAAGATTTACCCTTCACAAGCAAGAATCTCATTACATGGAGAGAAAGATTTACCCTTCACAAGCAAGAACCTCATTACATGGAGAGAAAGATTTACCCTTCCCCTGCAAGAATCCCATACAAGGTGAGAAAGATTTACCCTTCCCCTGCAAGAATCTCATACAAGGAGAGAAAGATTTACCCTTCCCCTGCAAGAATCTCATACAAGGAGAGAAAGATTTACCCTTCACAAGCAAGAATCTCATTACATGGAGAGAAAGATTTACCCTTCCCCTGCAAGAATCTCATACAAGGAGAGAAAGATTTATTTCCCTGCAAGAATCTTGTACAAGGAGAGAAAGATTTACCCTTCCCCTGCAAGAATCTCATACAAGGAGAGAAAGATTTACCCTTCCCCTGCAAGAATCTCATACAAGGTGAGAAAGATTTACCCTTCCCCTGCAAGAATCTCATACAAGGAGAGAAAGATTTACCCTTCCCCTGCAAGAATCTCATACAAGGAGAGAAAGATTTACCTTCCCCTGCAAGAATCTCGTACAAGGAGAGAAAGATTTACCCTTCCCCTCCAAAAATCATACAAGGAGAGAAAGATTTACCCTTCCCTTGCAAGAATCTCGTACAAGGTGAGAAAGATTTACACTTCCCCTGCAAGAATCTCATACAAGGAGAAAAGATTTACCCTTCCCTTGCAAGAATCCCATACAAGGAGAAAAAGATTTACCCTTCACAAGCAAGAATCTCATTACATGGAGAGAAAGATTTACCCTTCCCCTGCAAGAATCTCATACAAGGAGAGAAAGATTTATTTCCCTGCAAGAATCTTGTACAAGGAGAGAAAGATTTACCCTTCCCCTGCAAGAATCTCATACAAGGAGAGAAAGATTTACCCTTCCCCTGCAAGAATCTCATACAAGGTGAGAAAGATTTACCCTTCCCCTGCAAGAATCTCATACAAGGAGAGAAAGATTTACCCTTCCCCTGCAAGAATCTCATACAAGGAGAGAAAGATTTACCTTCCCCTGCAAGAATCTCGTACAAGGAGAGAAAGATTTACCCTTCCCCTCCAAAAATCATACAAGGAGAGAAAGATTTACCCTTCCCTTGCAAGAATCTCGTACAAGGTGAGAAAGATTTACACTTCCCCTGCAAGAATCTCATACAAGGAGAAAAGATTTACCCTTCCCTTGCAAGAATCTCATACAAGGAGAAAAAGATTTACCCTTCCCCTGCAAGAATCTCATACAAGGAGAGAAAGATTTACCCTTCCCCTGCAAGAATCTTATACAAGGAGATAAAGATTTACCATTCCCCTGCAAGAACATATTTACATGGAGAGAAAGATATACCCTTTCCTTGCTATTTACATGGAGAGAAAGATTTACCCTCTCCTTGCAAGAACCTAATTACATGGAGAGAAAGATTTACCATTCACCAGCAAGAACCTAATTACATGGAGGGAAAGATTTACCTTTCACCAGCAAGAATCTCATACAAGGAAAggaatttatttgtaattactTGTATTCAGATTGGTTTATTATATAAGCCGATGTTATAG
- the LOC128219525 gene encoding uncharacterized protein LOC128219525 isoform X2 → MERKIYPSQARISLHGEKDLPFTSKNLITWRERFTLHKQEPHYMERKIYPSPARIPYKVRKIYPSPARISYKERKIYPSPARISYKERKIYPSQARISLHGEKDLPFPCKNLIQGEKDLFPCKNLVQGEKDLPFPCKNLIQGEKDLPFPCKNLIQGEKDLPFPCKNLIQGEKDLPFPCKNLIQGEKDLPSPARISYKERKIYPSPPKIIQGEKDLPFPCKNLVQGEKDLPSPARISYKERKIYPSPPKIIQGEKDLPFPCKNLVQGEKDLHFPCKNLIQGEKIYPSLARISYKEKKIYPSPARISYKERKIYPSPARILYKEIKIYHSPARTYLHGEKDIPFPCYLHGEKDLPSPCKNLITWRERFTIHQQEPNYMEGKIYLSPARISYKERNLFVITCIQIGLLYKPML, encoded by the exons ATGGAGAGAAAGATTTACCCTTCACAAGCAAGAATCTCATTACATGGAGAGAAAGATTTACCCTTCACAAGCAAGAATCTCATTACATGGAGAGAAAGATTTACCCTTCACAAGCAAGAACCTCATTACATGGAGAGAAAGATTTACCCTTCCCCTGCAAGAATCCCATACAAGGTGAGAAAGATTTACCCTTCCCCTGCAAGAATCTCATACAAGGAGAGAAAGATTTACCCTTCCCCTGCAAGAATCTCATACAAGGAGAGAAAGATTTACCCTTCACAAGCAAGAATCTCATTACATGGAGAGAAAGATTTACCCTTCCCCTGCAAGAATCTCATACAAGGAGAGAAAGATTTATTTCCCTGCAAGAATCTTGTACAAGGAGAGAAAGATTTACCCTTCCCCTGCAAGAATCTCATACAAGGAGAGAAAGATTTACCCTTCCCCTGCAAGAATCTCATACAAGGTGAGAAAGATTTACCCTTCCCCTGCAAGAATCTCATACAAGGAGAGAAAGATTTACCCTTCCCCTGCAAGAATCTCATACAAGGAGAGAAAGATTTACCTTCCCCTGCAAGAATCTCGTACAAGGAGAGAAAGATTTACCCTTCCCCTCCAAAAATCATACAAGGAGAGAAAGATTTACCCTTCCCTTGCAAGAATCTCGTACAAG GAGAGAAAGATTTACCTTCCCCTGCAAGAATCTCGTACAAGGAGAGAAAGATTTACCCTTCCCCTCCAAAAATCATACAAGGAGAGAAAGATTTACCCTTCCCTTGCAAGAATCTCGTACAAGGTGAGAAAGATTTACACTTCCCCTGCAAGAATCTCATACAAGGAGAAAAGATTTACCCTTCCCTTGCAAGAATCTCATACAAGGAGAAAAAGATTTACCCTTCCCCTGCAAGAATCTCATACAAGGAGAGAAAGATTTACCCTTCCCCTGCAAGAATCTTATACAAGGAGATAAAGATTTACCATTCCCCTGCAAGAACATATTTACATGGAGAGAAAGATATACCCTTTCCTTGCTATTTACATGGAGAGAAAGATTTACCCTCTCCTTGCAAGAACCTAATTACATGGAGAGAAAGATTTACCATTCACCAGCAAGAACCTAATTACATGGAGGGAAAGATTTACCTTTCACCAGCAAGAATCTCATACAAGGAAAggaatttatttgtaattactTGTATTCAGATTGGTTTATTATATAAGCCGATGTTATAG